Proteins found in one Phocoena sinus isolate mPhoSin1 chromosome 19, mPhoSin1.pri, whole genome shotgun sequence genomic segment:
- the RNF225 gene encoding RING finger protein 225 isoform X1, producing MPCPRPPWIRRPRVPLGSEPSIPGSPSTLRPPSRGEDEDEGDGEEGDGSRGPILPPASPVECLICVSPFDSVFKLPKCLDCSHVFCLECLARLSLATAGGGDAVACPVCRAPTRLAPRRGLPALPTQLGLLPGSARAPPPRQGSVRFDRRRGLLYVRQPPPAPGPRKARPPPPPPLRLGRPLSRRLTLARSARVFHAAVALAVLVAAGLVVTGLYIFFLIPRATTSSPARPQLVALAPAPGFFWFLPRPTPAAPWTPGWMPRPVDHDLNAAPPGAAEDALEPEGVPEETKTPDGSLDRRCWGPPSLDGRLFPGHTCEWPTAGPTTPLLPRLWSCCLQAEPGWDPAISMLVLHLLPYTSGRGLGLKGEVWPGQDWGETDRD from the exons ATGCCCTGCCCTCGGCCGCCCTGGATCCGCCGCCCCCGGGTCCCCCTGGGCTCGGAGCCTAGCATCCCGGGCTCGCCGTCCACACTCCGGCCCCCCAGCAGGGGGGAGGACGAAGACGAGGgtgatggggaggaaggggacgGCAGCCGGGGACCCATCCTGCCGCCCGCGTCCCCCGTGGAATGCCTCATCTGCGTGTCGCCCTTCGACAGCGTATTCAAGCTGCCCAAGTGCCTGGACTGCAGCCACGTCTTCTGCCTCGAGTGCCTGGCTCGTCTGTCTCTGGCCACGGCGGGCGGCGGCGACGCGGTGGCCTGTCCCGTGTGCCGCGCCCCCACGCGCCTGGCCCCACGCCGCGGGCTCCCCGCGCTGCCCACGCAGCTCGGCCTGCTGCCCGGCTCCGCACGCGCCCCGCCGCCGCGCCAGGGCTCCGTGCGCTTCGACCGCCGGCGCGGCCTGCTCTACGTGCGGCAGCCGCCGCCCGCGCCCGGACCGCGCAAGgcccgccccccgccgccgccgccgctgcgcCTCGGCCGCCCGCTGTCGCGCCGCCTGACGCTGGCCAGATCGGCCCGGGTCTTCCACGCGGCCGTCGCCCTGGCCGTGCTTGTGGCCGCGGGCCTCGTGGTCACGGGCCTCTACATCTTCTTCCTCATCCCGCGCGCCACCACCTCCAGCCCCGCTCGGCCCCAGCTCGTGGCGCTCGCCCCGGCGCCCGGCTTCTTCTGGTTCCTGCCTCGGCCCACGCCGGCGGCGCCCTGGACCCCCGGCTGGATGCCGCGCCCCGTGGACCATGACCTGAACGCCGCCCCACCGGGGGCTGCAGAGGACGCCCTGGAGCCCGAGGGGGTTCCCGAAGAGACAAAGACGCCGGACGGGTCCTTGGACCGCAG GTGCTGGGGGCCCCCATCTTTGGATGGCAGACTATTCCCTGGCCACACCTGTGAGTGGCCCACTGCAGGACCAACCACCCCACTCCTCCCCAGGCTGTGGAGTTGCTGCCTGCAGGCTGAGCCTGGGTGGGATCCAGCCATCTCCATGCTGGTCCTGCATTTGCTGCCTTACACATCTGGCAGGGGCTTGGGCTTGAAGGGGGAGGTGTGGCCTGGCCAGGactggggagagacagacagggacTGA
- the RNF225 gene encoding RING finger protein 225 isoform X2: MPCPRPPWIRRPRVPLGSEPSIPGSPSTLRPPSRGEDEDEGDGEEGDGSRGPILPPASPVECLICVSPFDSVFKLPKCLDCSHVFCLECLARLSLATAGGGDAVACPVCRAPTRLAPRRGLPALPTQLGLLPGSARAPPPRQGSVRFDRRRGLLYVRQPPPAPGPRKARPPPPPPLRLGRPLSRRLTLARSARVFHAAVALAVLVAAGLVVTGLYIFFLIPRATTSSPARPQLVALAPAPGFFWFLPRPTPAAPWTPGWMPRPVDHDLNAAPPGAAEDALEPEGVPEETKTPDGSLDRRWGLEAWPDWAPRARGGWRRWGAQ; the protein is encoded by the coding sequence ATGCCCTGCCCTCGGCCGCCCTGGATCCGCCGCCCCCGGGTCCCCCTGGGCTCGGAGCCTAGCATCCCGGGCTCGCCGTCCACACTCCGGCCCCCCAGCAGGGGGGAGGACGAAGACGAGGgtgatggggaggaaggggacgGCAGCCGGGGACCCATCCTGCCGCCCGCGTCCCCCGTGGAATGCCTCATCTGCGTGTCGCCCTTCGACAGCGTATTCAAGCTGCCCAAGTGCCTGGACTGCAGCCACGTCTTCTGCCTCGAGTGCCTGGCTCGTCTGTCTCTGGCCACGGCGGGCGGCGGCGACGCGGTGGCCTGTCCCGTGTGCCGCGCCCCCACGCGCCTGGCCCCACGCCGCGGGCTCCCCGCGCTGCCCACGCAGCTCGGCCTGCTGCCCGGCTCCGCACGCGCCCCGCCGCCGCGCCAGGGCTCCGTGCGCTTCGACCGCCGGCGCGGCCTGCTCTACGTGCGGCAGCCGCCGCCCGCGCCCGGACCGCGCAAGgcccgccccccgccgccgccgccgctgcgcCTCGGCCGCCCGCTGTCGCGCCGCCTGACGCTGGCCAGATCGGCCCGGGTCTTCCACGCGGCCGTCGCCCTGGCCGTGCTTGTGGCCGCGGGCCTCGTGGTCACGGGCCTCTACATCTTCTTCCTCATCCCGCGCGCCACCACCTCCAGCCCCGCTCGGCCCCAGCTCGTGGCGCTCGCCCCGGCGCCCGGCTTCTTCTGGTTCCTGCCTCGGCCCACGCCGGCGGCGCCCTGGACCCCCGGCTGGATGCCGCGCCCCGTGGACCATGACCTGAACGCCGCCCCACCGGGGGCTGCAGAGGACGCCCTGGAGCCCGAGGGGGTTCCCGAAGAGACAAAGACGCCGGACGGGTCCTTGGACCGCAGGTGGGGGTTGGAGGCTTGGCCTGACTGGGCCCCGCGGGCACGCGGCGGGTGGAGGCGGTGGGGGGCGCAGTAA